A window of Pedobacter lusitanus contains these coding sequences:
- a CDS encoding helix-turn-helix domain-containing protein → MLLSTTKTKSRLMSEIVRKNIIKLRQIRGISQVQLAAKLNISAPALSKIETGVTILTLDRLMEIARALGTTASELIGETEKFLPNKYVEEIKVLKEVINNKDAEILILHKKLLSLYEDSIRLRKITECISA, encoded by the coding sequence ATTCTATTAAGCACTACTAAAACAAAATCACGATTAATGTCTGAAATAGTACGCAAAAATATTATAAAGCTTCGCCAGATCCGGGGAATAAGCCAGGTACAACTAGCCGCAAAATTAAACATATCTGCTCCGGCTTTATCCAAGATAGAAACAGGTGTTACTATTTTAACGCTGGACAGACTCATGGAAATAGCAAGGGCATTAGGTACTACCGCAAGTGAACTTATAGGGGAAACCGAAAAATTCCTACCCAACAAATATGTAGAAGAAATCAAAGTACTTAAAGAAGTGATCAATAATAAGGACGCTGAAATTCTGATACTCCACAAAAAACTGCTTAGTTTATATGAGGATAGTATCAGACTAAGAAAAATTACTGAATGTATCTCAGCATAG
- a CDS encoding helix-turn-helix domain-containing protein, whose product MGINVGKNDRSWKRVGGKFEQFSLKEQLLTETREKYSFSFSDAELVQITTPDIYIVYGDVIFKQHQLYFKPTNDVPDMVKLRFTLSGNGTIYNQVNNQKYIFNSNQQNIIYMPELDGTGEYDTGRNYRFFEVHFAKEKFLQLSDNSCRALQELADRIDGGRYAQIAEQSLPISLAMRDCVQSILNCNYAEGLKLMFLQSKCVELLVLQAEAFEAAITKKKNIPLQSAYDKDCIYFARDYLVQHIHQPPTVAQLAKICGINEFKLKQGFKGLFDNSIFGYLSDYKLNYAKELLFEDKPIKSIAYELGYSSVQHFSTAFRKKFAISPGKVKR is encoded by the coding sequence ATGGGAATCAATGTTGGCAAGAATGATAGGAGCTGGAAAAGGGTAGGTGGCAAATTTGAACAGTTTTCTTTGAAGGAACAATTGTTGACAGAAACCAGGGAAAAGTATAGCTTTTCTTTTAGCGACGCGGAATTGGTACAGATTACTACTCCGGATATTTACATCGTTTATGGTGATGTGATATTCAAGCAACACCAACTGTATTTCAAACCTACCAACGATGTGCCGGATATGGTTAAATTGCGTTTTACCTTGTCTGGTAATGGTACAATCTATAATCAGGTCAATAACCAGAAGTATATTTTTAATTCCAACCAGCAGAATATTATCTATATGCCTGAACTCGATGGGACAGGTGAATACGATACCGGACGCAACTACCGCTTCTTTGAGGTGCATTTTGCAAAAGAGAAATTTCTGCAACTATCCGACAATTCTTGCCGGGCACTTCAGGAATTAGCCGATCGTATAGATGGTGGACGTTATGCGCAAATAGCGGAACAAAGCCTGCCAATCTCATTGGCGATGCGTGATTGTGTACAAAGTATACTCAACTGTAACTACGCAGAAGGATTAAAACTGATGTTTCTGCAATCAAAATGTGTAGAATTACTTGTCCTGCAGGCCGAAGCTTTTGAAGCCGCAATCACGAAAAAAAAGAATATACCTCTGCAATCTGCTTATGACAAGGACTGTATTTATTTTGCCAGAGATTATCTGGTTCAGCATATTCACCAGCCGCCTACAGTTGCCCAGCTTGCAAAAATCTGTGGCATTAACGAATTTAAACTTAAGCAGGGTTTTAAAGGGCTGTTTGATAACAGTATATTTGGTTATTTAAGTGATTACAAGCTAAATTATGCGAAAGAGTTACTGTTTGAAGACAAGCCTATTAAGTCCATTGCTTATGAACTCGGTTATTCATCTGTCCAGCATTTTAGTACCGCTTTCCGGAAGAAATTTGCAATTTCACCAGGTAAAGTGAAAAGATAG
- a CDS encoding bestrophin family protein, translated as MLINKKISITYFISVIKWDIIFIAIYAILIGTFDHYGFFKAINIPLSLSGFVGTTLSLLLAFRTSQSYERWWEARVVWGAIVNDSRSLIRQIKQFLPALSDSEAHIESFARRQIIWCFALSESLRRIPSSKKVDDYFQTHDLDSDNKPNLLLNKHADELSFISQRFDLDANKQVQIDATIARLCDSMGKCERIKNTVFPRSYSVLIHFLIYVLMTILPFGLEDNNPIIEILLTFMVPVLFISIERTAIIMQDPFENIPTDTPMTALSQTIERNLLEMINKKSTEVKPPVASYYIM; from the coding sequence ATGCTTATCAATAAGAAGATCTCAATTACTTATTTTATCAGTGTTATTAAATGGGATATTATTTTTATCGCAATCTATGCTATATTGATTGGTACATTTGATCACTATGGCTTTTTTAAGGCGATTAATATTCCATTATCCTTATCTGGATTTGTTGGCACTACGTTATCTCTGCTTCTGGCTTTCAGAACCTCTCAATCCTATGAACGATGGTGGGAAGCAAGAGTTGTCTGGGGAGCTATTGTTAATGATAGCAGGTCTTTAATCAGACAAATAAAGCAATTTTTGCCAGCGTTGTCTGATAGCGAAGCGCATATAGAATCTTTTGCCCGCCGTCAGATTATCTGGTGTTTTGCTTTATCTGAATCCTTAAGACGGATTCCATCATCGAAAAAAGTGGATGATTATTTTCAAACTCATGATCTGGATAGTGATAACAAACCTAATCTGTTATTAAACAAACATGCTGATGAACTATCATTTATTAGTCAACGCTTTGATCTTGATGCAAATAAACAAGTACAGATTGATGCAACAATAGCGCGTCTCTGTGATTCAATGGGTAAGTGTGAGCGGATCAAGAATACCGTATTTCCAAGATCTTACAGTGTGCTGATCCATTTTTTAATCTATGTGTTAATGACCATTCTGCCATTCGGACTGGAAGATAATAATCCTATAATAGAAATTCTGCTGACTTTTATGGTACCTGTTTTATTTATAAGTATTGAACGTACGGCTATTATCATGCAGGATCCTTTTGAGAATATACCAACAGATACCCCAATGACGGCACTTTCTCAAACAATTGAGCGTAATCTGCTGGAAATGATTAATAAAAAGAGTACTGAAGTAAAACCTCCTGTGGCTTCATATTATATTATGTAA
- a CDS encoding AAA family ATPase — MRHRELDRKNNFYVITGGPGAGKTTLLNALGARGFNIIPEDARKIIKQQTDMNGEGLPWKNARYFTHLMLEASVRSYEAIQDRSEAIHFFDRGIPDTLCYADMIGLGISAEMDRTAKKCPYNSIIFMLPPWPEIYQTDEERKQSWEEAVFTYTKMKETYIKYGYELVEVPKDEIENRVRFVIDKIRL, encoded by the coding sequence ATGCGGCATAGAGAGTTAGACAGGAAAAACAATTTCTACGTGATTACCGGAGGCCCCGGTGCAGGAAAAACTACGCTTTTAAATGCACTTGGGGCACGTGGTTTTAATATTATCCCAGAAGATGCCCGGAAAATTATCAAACAGCAGACGGACATGAACGGAGAGGGGCTTCCATGGAAAAATGCAAGATACTTTACCCATCTAATGCTGGAAGCATCCGTTAGGAGTTATGAAGCTATACAGGACAGGAGTGAGGCTATCCATTTTTTCGATCGGGGAATTCCCGATACGCTTTGCTACGCAGATATGATTGGACTTGGGATCTCTGCTGAAATGGATCGGACAGCTAAAAAATGTCCTTATAACAGTATCATTTTTATGCTGCCGCCCTGGCCGGAAATTTATCAGACTGATGAAGAAAGAAAACAGAGCTGGGAAGAAGCTGTATTTACTTATACAAAGATGAAAGAGACCTATATAAAATATGGCTATGAACTGGTTGAAGTTCCTAAAGATGAAATTGAAAACAGGGTTAGATTCGTGATCGATAAAATCAGACTTTAA
- a CDS encoding DUF4142 domain-containing protein, with amino-acid sequence MKITICYLTICAAVFVLYGCNSNKDSKDAADSVNRVKDRTLNVMARGTLGTDLPDANFATKTAARGLAEVELGKLVLTDSASTQLKDFAKIMISDYNKINKELAVIARKKNISLPLVPDDEDQKKIDELHHKAGEDFDDTYLEAVADAQKKALQLMQDESKNSKDPDIKFFAARTIPVIQSHLDMINKIHPKNR; translated from the coding sequence ATGAAAATAACCATCTGTTATCTTACAATTTGTGCAGCTGTATTTGTATTGTATGGGTGTAATAGTAATAAGGACTCCAAGGATGCTGCTGATAGTGTAAACAGGGTTAAAGACAGAACGCTGAACGTCATGGCCAGAGGTACACTGGGTACAGATTTACCTGATGCAAATTTTGCCACAAAAACCGCAGCAAGAGGTCTGGCAGAAGTTGAACTGGGTAAACTTGTGCTAACAGATTCAGCAAGTACACAGCTAAAAGATTTCGCGAAAATTATGATCAGTGATTACAATAAGATAAATAAAGAATTAGCAGTGATAGCCCGGAAGAAAAACATTTCACTTCCCCTGGTACCGGACGATGAAGACCAGAAAAAAATAGATGAACTACATCATAAAGCGGGAGAAGATTTCGACGATACTTACTTAGAGGCTGTAGCTGATGCGCAAAAAAAAGCACTTCAACTCATGCAGGATGAATCAAAGAACAGTAAAGATCCGGATATTAAATTTTTTGCAGCCAGAACTATTCCAGTCATTCAATCGCATTTAGACATGATAAATAAAATTCATCCCAAAAACAGATAG
- a CDS encoding thiol-activated cytolysin family protein: MKTSTCLYLLLIIVLTGCSKADNPGIGNKYSDLKPAEGGNIKISGANISTFSEAASSSQSNTKKISSIGIMSGPNDRPHTIAALHLNPADMWLGDQAGMTFTGYTDEFIMLPEWLGQQDNFYLGSLIKGNSIASVEMNPLSERLGDYESKPISASISLPLKTVTGMYNPTELRTSEFYSKLLTANGMQNGQKAAFSYDIQEFTYYDELKTVFGSNAKVGALFFGSNTTTTNGTMKISKTTGLVAKFTQKNFSLDMDAPAKGELYNNLNLTALGGYWPAYISTITYGSTGILVVESNDDQEVVNSTYKKAFSILGGLVSGGSNLTEAEQGTINRSSMKIYFIGPNGAEAIKSIFTIEELTNYIKKGSTFSAQSPGVPISFKMKSLPDNKPLISNFKIDLPVDMIYVKYRKNQVGDENSGFGVEMYVDSFADAKCKIPIITPERISFYFSSKPECESPFGCPSITTAVRGVRQGTTRFIDKYQIKYLEMASQVRLINSPKNEYTPIW, encoded by the coding sequence ATGAAAACATCTACCTGTCTCTACCTACTATTAATTATTGTTTTAACTGGTTGCTCAAAAGCGGATAACCCCGGCATTGGAAATAAGTATAGTGACTTAAAACCAGCTGAAGGAGGAAATATCAAAATCAGCGGGGCAAACATTTCGACATTTAGTGAAGCTGCCTCCAGTTCTCAGTCAAATACTAAAAAAATCAGTTCCATTGGGATTATGAGTGGCCCGAATGACAGGCCGCATACAATTGCTGCACTACACCTCAATCCTGCAGATATGTGGCTTGGAGATCAGGCAGGTATGACCTTTACAGGCTATACAGACGAATTTATCATGTTGCCGGAATGGTTGGGCCAGCAGGACAATTTTTATCTTGGATCACTGATTAAAGGAAATAGCATTGCCTCAGTTGAGATGAATCCTTTATCTGAACGCTTAGGTGATTATGAATCCAAACCAATTAGTGCATCTATTTCTTTACCGCTAAAAACTGTTACGGGAATGTATAACCCAACTGAACTAAGAACCTCTGAGTTTTATAGTAAACTTCTTACAGCGAATGGTATGCAAAACGGCCAAAAAGCAGCATTTAGCTATGACATTCAGGAATTCACTTATTATGATGAATTAAAGACGGTTTTTGGTTCCAATGCAAAGGTTGGTGCACTGTTTTTCGGGTCAAATACCACCACAACCAACGGAACTATGAAAATATCAAAGACAACCGGGCTTGTGGCTAAGTTTACACAAAAGAATTTTTCACTTGATATGGACGCTCCCGCAAAAGGTGAACTATATAATAATTTAAACTTAACGGCATTGGGTGGATATTGGCCGGCATACATCAGTACTATCACCTATGGATCAACGGGTATACTGGTAGTAGAAAGTAATGATGATCAGGAAGTAGTTAACAGTACTTATAAAAAAGCATTTTCGATTCTTGGAGGGCTGGTTTCTGGAGGATCTAACCTGACTGAAGCCGAGCAAGGCACAATCAACAGATCCAGTATGAAGATCTATTTTATTGGACCAAATGGAGCAGAAGCTATTAAGAGCATATTTACTATCGAGGAACTTACTAATTATATCAAAAAAGGATCTACATTCTCTGCTCAGTCTCCTGGTGTCCCTATATCATTTAAAATGAAATCCTTACCAGATAATAAACCACTGATAAGTAATTTCAAAATTGATTTACCGGTGGACATGATTTATGTGAAATACCGAAAAAACCAGGTGGGTGATGAAAACTCAGGATTTGGAGTAGAAATGTATGTAGATTCATTTGCAGATGCCAAATGTAAAATTCCGATTATTACCCCAGAGCGAATTTCGTTTTATTTCAGTAGTAAACCTGAGTGTGAAAGTCCATTCGGTTGTCCATCCATAACAACCGCAGTACGTGGAGTGAGACAGGGAACAACAAGATTTATTGATAAATATCAAATCAAGTATCTGGAAATGGCAAGTCAGGTCCGGCTGATAAATTCACCTAAAAATGAATATACGCCAATCTGGTAG